A single window of Leptolyngbya ohadii IS1 DNA harbors:
- a CDS encoding DUF3318 domain-containing protein, protein MEDSSAAGSPKVDENYRLLDLMPASGRMYCKIQSKPDQPQVITAKVPLPGRETRPIAINFDLWHKLTQPQRDLLLLQKVSWLLSIRWFEPGFYQGLTALGFAGIGWEFLRSDPTAILVMSGLTFLAASQIWRKSRTLEQSKIADEQAIAIAQRRGYSQTDAAQALIEAIEAVALLEGRSITVEEQVRCQNLRSNLTR, encoded by the coding sequence ATGGAAGACTCTTCTGCTGCGGGCAGTCCCAAGGTCGATGAAAACTATCGCCTCCTGGACCTGATGCCTGCCTCCGGGCGAATGTACTGCAAGATCCAGAGCAAGCCTGACCAGCCGCAGGTGATTACGGCAAAAGTTCCCCTGCCCGGTCGCGAAACTCGCCCGATCGCCATTAACTTTGACCTCTGGCACAAGCTCACCCAGCCCCAGCGTGATTTGCTGCTGCTGCAAAAAGTAAGCTGGCTGCTCTCAATTCGCTGGTTTGAGCCGGGATTTTATCAGGGACTCACCGCCCTCGGCTTTGCCGGAATCGGCTGGGAATTTCTGCGCTCTGACCCCACCGCCATTCTCGTGATGAGCGGACTCACCTTCCTCGCAGCCAGCCAGATCTGGCGCAAAAGCCGCACCCTTGAACAGTCCAAAATCGCGGACGAGCAGGCGATCGCCATTGCCCAACGACGAGGCTATTCCCAGACAGACGCAGCCCAGGCGTTAATTGAAGCGATCGAGGCTGTTGCCTTACTAGAAGGGCGATCGATTACCGTGGAGGAACAGGTGCGGTGTCAGAATTTGCGATCGAATCTTACGAGGTAA
- a CDS encoding FGGY-family carbohydrate kinase yields MHSLGIDFGTSGARAIVINRNLEIRSSVSLSFPTDCDDWARLWRQTLFDLIEQIPLELRQTIRAIAINGTSSTVLICDRAGHPLSSPILYNDDRGSAVLDQVKAIAPPNHTVISATSSLAKLLWFDWQFSNSSITPSPPTIQSPPELGDLGGVQDLGGFRGLLGKPSTQNYFLHQADWLAFWLHGQIGISDYHNALKLGYDVQNLCYPDWLQNLKVPFQLPKVLAPGTPIAPITPEISDRLNLPSDCQVCAGTTDSIAAFLASGVQSAGEAVTSLGSTLVLKLLSDTRVDDARYGIYSHRLGNQWLVGGASNTGGAVLKQFFSPEELMRLSQDIDPQQESYLDYYPLLKPGERFPINDAHLPPRLEPRPERAIDFLHGLLESIARIEARGYRLLQELGASPLQRVYTAGGGSTNEVWQQIRSRQLQVPVLRSEQTEAAHGTARLAMQGIR; encoded by the coding sequence ATGCACTCCCTCGGCATCGACTTCGGCACTTCTGGTGCAAGGGCGATCGTCATCAACCGCAACCTGGAAATCCGATCGTCTGTCAGCCTGTCCTTTCCGACGGATTGTGATGACTGGGCGAGACTGTGGCGGCAAACGCTGTTTGATTTAATCGAGCAAATTCCGCTAGAGCTGAGGCAAACCATTCGAGCGATCGCTATCAACGGCACATCCTCCACCGTATTAATTTGCGATCGGGCAGGGCATCCCCTCAGTTCACCGATTTTATACAACGACGATCGCGGCTCTGCGGTACTGGATCAGGTAAAGGCGATCGCGCCTCCCAATCATACGGTAATCAGCGCAACGTCCAGTCTGGCAAAGCTGCTGTGGTTCGATTGGCAGTTCAGCAATAGTTCAATAACTCCAAGTCCCCCAACAATTCAAAGTCCCCCAGAATTGGGGGATTTAGGGGGCGTACAGGATTTAGGGGGCTTCCGAGGTCTACTCGGCAAACCTTCTACCCAAAATTACTTTCTGCACCAGGCAGACTGGCTCGCCTTTTGGCTCCACGGACAGATCGGCATCAGCGATTATCACAATGCGCTGAAGTTGGGCTATGACGTACAAAACCTCTGCTATCCCGACTGGCTGCAAAATCTAAAAGTGCCATTTCAGTTGCCGAAGGTTCTCGCCCCCGGTACGCCGATCGCCCCTATCACTCCCGAAATCAGCGATCGATTGAATCTGCCGTCGGACTGTCAGGTTTGCGCCGGAACGACAGACAGCATCGCCGCCTTTCTGGCAAGCGGAGTACAGTCGGCAGGAGAAGCGGTCACATCTCTGGGGTCTACGCTGGTTTTGAAGCTGCTGAGCGATACGCGAGTTGATGATGCAAGGTACGGAATTTACAGTCACCGATTAGGTAATCAATGGCTGGTGGGTGGTGCATCCAATACGGGCGGTGCAGTGCTGAAGCAGTTCTTTAGCCCAGAGGAACTGATGCGGCTGAGCCAGGACATTGACCCGCAACAGGAAAGCTATCTGGACTATTACCCGCTGCTAAAACCGGGCGAACGATTTCCGATCAACGATGCCCATCTGCCGCCCCGTCTGGAACCCCGACCGGAAAGGGCGATCGACTTTTTGCATGGACTCCTCGAAAGTATTGCCCGGATTGAGGCTAGGGGCTATCGCTTGCTGCAAGAATTAGGAGCCAGTCCGCTTCAGCGAGTTTACACGGCAGGGGGTGGTTCAACTAACGAAGTATGGCAACAAATTCGATCGCGCCAGCTCCAGGTTCCCGTTTTGCGTTCAGAGCAAACTGAAGCAGCTCATGGAACGGCTCGGCTAGCGATGCAGGGAATTAGGTGA
- a CDS encoding S-layer homology domain-containing protein, giving the protein MERFIGALSLTLLLSGLAAVVQVSPSQNSTPNLLNAEILPALKGDLAQADAAVSRAELANILVTTFKLRSAHKTAAVSALADVPTSHWAYKDIQTVVEKGIMTVYPGEKFLPDRQLTRAEAFSVLAKAAGSTQQSDQLASGILANYADSHQVPRWARQPIASALHRGLVNIRSDQRIDPLSTMTRADIAYALRKYHLQEIPSGLRRSLSLPLGSRT; this is encoded by the coding sequence ATGGAACGGTTCATTGGTGCTCTTTCACTAACCCTACTGTTGTCGGGTCTGGCGGCAGTTGTTCAGGTCTCGCCTTCCCAAAATTCCACCCCGAATCTGCTCAATGCGGAAATCCTGCCTGCGCTGAAGGGCGACCTGGCTCAAGCAGATGCCGCAGTTAGCCGTGCCGAATTGGCAAATATCTTAGTCACCACCTTTAAGCTGCGATCGGCTCATAAAACCGCTGCTGTCTCTGCACTGGCAGACGTGCCAACCTCGCACTGGGCTTACAAAGATATTCAAACGGTCGTCGAGAAAGGCATTATGACGGTCTATCCGGGAGAAAAATTCCTCCCCGATCGTCAATTAACTCGTGCTGAGGCTTTCTCGGTTCTTGCCAAGGCGGCTGGCAGCACCCAACAGTCGGATCAGCTTGCCTCCGGGATTCTGGCAAACTATGCTGATTCCCATCAAGTTCCACGATGGGCACGCCAGCCAATCGCAAGTGCGCTACACCGGGGACTGGTTAATATCCGTTCCGATCAGCGTATTGATCCCCTCAGTACTATGACTCGCGCCGACATCGCTTATGCCTTGAGAAAATATCATCTTCAGGAGATCCCCT